The Terriglobia bacterium genome has a segment encoding these proteins:
- a CDS encoding ABC transporter ATP-binding protein, translated as MTPILEMENVTKRFGGLRAVKSVTLSMNEGEILFIIGPNGAGKTTVFNLISGFLHPNEGVIRFQGKDISKMSPDRAARLGIGRTFQIVKPIPSLTVLENVMLGAFMHTRSLGHAAQEAAKILDFLQMSHLSKFSAKGLPLAALKRLEIARALATKPKLILLDEVVSGLTTSEALALAELVKRLPEWGVSVVGGVEHVMQVVMKIAHRVIVLDYGAKIAEGVPAQVVKLPEVIEAYLGPKYKELTQ; from the coding sequence ATGACGCCCATTCTGGAAATGGAAAACGTCACCAAGCGCTTTGGCGGTCTCAGGGCCGTGAAGAGCGTTACACTCTCGATGAACGAGGGCGAGATACTTTTTATCATCGGTCCCAATGGCGCGGGCAAGACTACGGTTTTTAATTTGATCAGCGGGTTCCTCCATCCCAATGAGGGCGTTATTCGCTTTCAAGGAAAAGACATTTCCAAGATGTCGCCGGACCGTGCCGCACGCCTGGGTATAGGCCGCACGTTCCAGATCGTAAAGCCCATACCCAGCCTGACCGTGCTGGAAAACGTGATGCTGGGCGCGTTCATGCATACCCGCAGTCTGGGCCATGCGGCCCAGGAAGCGGCAAAGATTCTCGACTTTCTCCAGATGTCGCACCTAAGCAAGTTTTCTGCCAAAGGTCTGCCTCTGGCTGCACTCAAGCGTCTTGAAATCGCACGCGCACTGGCGACTAAACCCAAGCTGATTCTTCTCGATGAAGTTGTCTCAGGACTCACCACCAGCGAAGCGCTGGCATTGGCGGAACTGGTCAAGCGTCTCCCTGAATGGGGCGTGAGCGTAGTGGGCGGCGTGGAACACGTGATGCAGGTAGTCATGAAGATCGCCCATCGCGTGATCGTTCTCGATTATGGAGCCAAAATCGCTGAAGGCGTGCCTGCTCAGGTGGTAAAGCTGCCTGAAGTCATCGAAGCTTATCTCGGACCTAAATACAAGGAGCTGACCCAGTGA
- a CDS encoding branched-chain amino acid ABC transporter permease — MLRLHFGCRILSVFFTERVGTKASAPKDEVSRNLVRFLQACADGLLTGALYAVIGMGLALIFGVMRIVNFAHGAFLMVGMYATYVLFDYFKINPYIGFIPAGIALFIFGYLVYMALIRPIRDRSHFMQILMTMGIGLILTDAAQLVFKADYRQTNIDLINRSIHLGPFGANAAEVLSFAIAVAFVIGLRSFVVRSLTGQALRAISQNAEIAPLMGINLVRIQGISFALGTALAGIAGGLLLPRLYLFPGVGEDYTTKAFVMVVLGGMGSIEGAAFGGLVLGLSESLTSLYFGNQWALIVDFVLFLLVLSFKPAGIFGRQRA, encoded by the coding sequence ATGCTACGTCTCCACTTCGGGTGCCGCATCCTTTCCGTGTTCTTTACGGAAAGGGTGGGAACAAAGGCTTCAGCCCCGAAAGACGAGGTCTCGAGAAATTTGGTTCGTTTCTTACAAGCCTGTGCTGATGGTCTGTTGACGGGAGCACTCTATGCCGTGATCGGAATGGGCCTGGCCCTGATTTTTGGCGTCATGCGCATTGTCAATTTTGCTCATGGCGCTTTTCTCATGGTGGGCATGTATGCCACCTATGTTCTCTTCGATTACTTCAAAATCAATCCCTACATCGGCTTCATTCCTGCAGGCATCGCGCTGTTTATCTTCGGCTATCTGGTCTACATGGCGCTGATCAGGCCGATTCGTGATCGCTCCCACTTCATGCAGATCCTCATGACAATGGGAATCGGACTGATCCTGACCGACGCCGCGCAGCTCGTCTTCAAAGCCGATTATCGCCAGACGAACATTGACCTCATCAACCGCAGCATTCATCTTGGGCCTTTTGGCGCTAATGCGGCTGAAGTTCTTTCGTTTGCCATCGCTGTTGCGTTTGTCATCGGCCTGCGTTCATTCGTAGTTCGCAGTCTCACCGGCCAGGCCTTGCGCGCCATCTCGCAGAATGCAGAGATCGCGCCACTCATGGGCATCAATCTTGTGCGCATTCAGGGCATCAGCTTTGCTTTGGGAACTGCGCTTGCCGGCATTGCGGGCGGTCTGCTGCTGCCTCGCCTCTATCTTTTTCCTGGCGTCGGCGAAGACTACACCACCAAAGCGTTTGTGATGGTCGTGCTCGGAGGCATGGGTTCCATTGAAGGCGCGGCCTTCGGCGGATTGGTGCTTGGCCTTTCAGAAAGCTTGACCAGCCTTTATTTCGGCAACCAGTGGGCCTTGATCGTCGATTTCGTTTTGTTTCTCCTGGTGCTCTCATTCAAGCCCGCGGGCATCTTTGGGAGGCAGCGCGCATGA
- a CDS encoding cytidine deaminase has translation MPPISLTDKERAMMLGMATAALQHAYAPYSKFRVGATVITDDGHLYTGSNVENASYGLTICAERAAIFNAVHQVQGKLKLKGIAIVTENDVPCAPCGACRQVIAEFGANTAVVFRGQTDYMEMNIADMLPETFRLT, from the coding sequence ATGCCACCAATCTCGCTTACAGACAAGGAGCGCGCCATGATGCTGGGGATGGCCACCGCCGCGCTGCAACATGCTTACGCGCCGTATTCGAAGTTTCGCGTTGGGGCCACCGTCATTACCGACGACGGCCACCTCTATACCGGAAGCAACGTGGAAAACGCCTCTTACGGACTCACCATTTGCGCGGAGCGTGCGGCTATTTTTAACGCCGTCCACCAGGTGCAGGGCAAGCTCAAGCTGAAAGGCATTGCCATAGTCACGGAAAATGACGTGCCGTGCGCTCCCTGCGGCGCGTGCCGCCAGGTGATTGCCGAATTCGGCGCTAACACGGCTGTGGTCTTTCGCGGCCAGACCGACTACATGGAGATGAACATCGCCGACATGTTGCCGGAAACTTTCCGCCTGACCTGA
- a CDS encoding NupC/NupG family nucleoside CNT transporter — protein sequence MSRYAGLLGIIVFLSIAYLFSTNRRAIRLKTVLWGLGLQFLFAWIVIRFTWGQRTLQTAGTAVNKLLAYAFKGSTFVFGNLGYPADPNAHLPFLDPGSSQLGFIFAFQVLPTIIFISAFFALLYHLGVMQIIIKGMAWVMNRLMGVSGAESLNVAASIFMGQTEAPLTIRPLLPECTKSELMTIMTAGMAHVSGGIMAAYIGYGIKAENLLAAVIMTAPGTILMAKMLVPETEHPKTAGTVEISKEEMHKDANILGAIARGTIDGGQLAFNVAIMLISFLALIAMVNGIMGWTHNHFAFFPASIQKVLGVIFAPVAWLIGVPGKDIGAVGSLLGTRTVINELVAYSDLGAMKAALDPRSVTIATFALCGFANFSSIGIQIGGIGALAPNKRDQLAKLGFRAMIAGTMANLMSASIVGLLMRS from the coding sequence ATGTCGCGATACGCGGGCTTGCTGGGCATCATCGTCTTTTTGTCGATCGCATATCTCTTCTCCACCAACCGCCGCGCCATCCGGCTGAAGACAGTCTTGTGGGGACTTGGCCTGCAATTCCTGTTTGCCTGGATCGTGATTCGCTTTACCTGGGGCCAGCGGACACTGCAAACAGCCGGAACTGCTGTCAATAAACTGCTGGCTTACGCTTTTAAAGGATCAACTTTTGTTTTTGGAAATCTAGGCTATCCTGCTGACCCCAATGCGCATTTGCCTTTTCTGGATCCGGGTTCGTCTCAGCTTGGGTTCATCTTCGCTTTCCAGGTGTTGCCGACGATTATTTTTATCTCTGCGTTTTTCGCGCTGCTGTATCACCTGGGCGTGATGCAGATCATCATCAAGGGAATGGCGTGGGTCATGAACCGCTTGATGGGCGTGAGCGGCGCGGAATCTCTAAATGTCGCTGCATCCATCTTTATGGGCCAGACAGAAGCGCCTCTCACCATCCGGCCTCTGCTTCCCGAATGCACAAAATCTGAATTAATGACCATCATGACGGCGGGCATGGCGCATGTTTCCGGCGGAATTATGGCGGCCTATATCGGTTACGGAATCAAAGCGGAAAACTTGCTGGCGGCCGTCATCATGACCGCGCCCGGCACCATCCTGATGGCCAAGATGCTAGTGCCGGAAACGGAGCATCCCAAGACCGCCGGCACGGTGGAAATCTCAAAAGAAGAAATGCATAAGGACGCAAACATTCTTGGCGCTATCGCTCGGGGCACCATCGATGGTGGACAGCTCGCGTTTAACGTCGCCATCATGCTCATTTCTTTTCTCGCACTCATCGCCATGGTCAACGGCATCATGGGCTGGACGCACAACCACTTCGCTTTTTTCCCCGCCAGCATTCAAAAGGTGCTTGGCGTCATTTTTGCTCCGGTCGCGTGGCTGATCGGTGTGCCGGGCAAAGACATCGGCGCGGTGGGCAGTCTTTTGGGCACGCGAACAGTCATCAATGAGCTCGTTGCTTATTCAGACCTCGGCGCAATGAAGGCCGCGCTCGATCCGCGCTCCGTTACCATTGCGACCTTTGCTCTGTGCGGCTTTGCCAACTTCAGTTCCATCGGCATTCAGATCGGCGGCATCGGTGCCTTAGCGCCGAACAAGCGTGACCAGCTTGCCAAGCTGGGTTTCCGCGCTATGATCGCCGGTACCATGGCAAATCTTATGTCAGCTTCGATTGTGGGCCTCTTGATGCGGAGCTGA
- a CDS encoding adenosine deaminase, with translation MLVSRSWKTLRICLLTVFIAIYAPSAWPQKKLAHAASAEQKTARYFESIRSQPLLLHAFLQQMPKGGDLHNHLSGAVYAESFVKFAAEDGLCVDRVALALTQPPCDPSTGKPPASAALQDSTLYGHLLDALSMRQFVAGAESGHDHFFATFGKFGSATNGHVAEMLAEVRSRAAAGHLQYLETMFNPDGGAAARLGASLGWNDDLSKLREQLLSGGLTKIVADASKFLDDTEKKEQEELRCGQPQPDHGCNVQARYLYQVARGLPKEMVFAQILAGFEMASKDPRVVGLNLVMPEDAYLPIHDFNLHMRMLDFLHGLYPKVHITLHAGELTQNLVPPEELFHVRASIEQGHAERVGHGVDVMQEPDPEALLRMMAHENVLVEICLTSNDVILNVTGDHHPLPMYLKFGVPVALATDDPGVSRNDITQEFQRAAETFHLKYRDLKKFARASLEYSFLPGESLWKSRGSYEMKSACADVQSMSNSRPACEQLLKNNPKAEAELKLELTLNEFENHFTPPAKARRSGSSGKN, from the coding sequence ATGTTAGTCTCTCGCTCGTGGAAAACTCTGCGCATCTGTCTGCTTACCGTTTTTATTGCGATCTATGCTCCCTCCGCATGGCCTCAAAAGAAGCTTGCGCACGCTGCGTCAGCGGAGCAAAAGACCGCGCGCTATTTTGAGTCGATTCGAAGCCAGCCGTTGCTCTTGCATGCATTCCTGCAGCAGATGCCCAAAGGCGGCGATCTTCACAACCATCTTTCCGGCGCAGTGTATGCGGAAAGCTTTGTTAAATTCGCTGCGGAAGACGGCTTGTGTGTTGATCGCGTTGCTCTTGCGCTCACGCAGCCTCCGTGCGATCCTTCCACCGGCAAGCCTCCTGCCAGCGCAGCCCTGCAGGACAGCACTCTGTACGGCCATCTGCTGGACGCGCTCTCCATGCGCCAGTTCGTCGCCGGCGCTGAATCCGGTCATGACCATTTCTTCGCCACCTTCGGCAAGTTCGGTTCCGCCACCAACGGTCACGTTGCGGAGATGCTGGCGGAAGTCAGGTCACGCGCCGCCGCAGGTCATCTGCAATATCTGGAAACAATGTTCAATCCCGATGGAGGCGCAGCAGCACGCCTTGGCGCGTCCTTGGGATGGAATGACGATCTCAGCAAACTGCGTGAACAGCTTTTGTCTGGCGGGCTCACCAAAATCGTGGCTGACGCCAGCAAATTTCTCGACGATACGGAGAAGAAAGAGCAGGAAGAGCTCCGTTGCGGCCAGCCCCAACCAGATCACGGCTGCAACGTGCAGGCCCGCTATCTGTATCAAGTGGCGCGCGGCCTGCCAAAGGAAATGGTCTTCGCCCAGATTCTTGCCGGCTTTGAGATGGCGTCAAAGGACCCGCGCGTTGTCGGCCTGAATCTGGTGATGCCTGAAGACGCGTACCTTCCAATCCATGACTTCAACCTGCACATGCGTATGCTGGATTTTCTTCACGGCCTCTATCCCAAAGTCCACATCACATTGCACGCCGGAGAGCTCACCCAAAATCTTGTTCCCCCGGAAGAACTGTTCCATGTCCGCGCGTCCATTGAACAGGGCCATGCTGAGCGCGTTGGCCACGGCGTGGACGTAATGCAGGAGCCCGACCCCGAAGCGCTCTTGCGCATGATGGCCCACGAAAATGTTCTGGTCGAAATTTGCCTCACTAGCAATGATGTGATTCTCAACGTCACTGGCGATCATCATCCGTTGCCCATGTATCTGAAGTTTGGCGTGCCCGTTGCGCTGGCCACGGACGATCCCGGCGTCTCCCGCAACGACATCACGCAGGAATTCCAGCGCGCTGCGGAGACCTTCCATCTGAAATATCGAGACCTGAAAAAGTTCGCTCGTGCCAGCCTGGAATACAGCTTCTTGCCCGGAGAGAGTCTTTGGAAGAGCAGAGGATCGTATGAAATGAAGAGCGCGTGCGCTGACGTTCAATCTATGAGCAACTCGCGCCCTGCCTGCGAGCAGTTGCTTAAGAACAACCCGAAAGCCGAGGCTGAACTCAAGCTGGAACTTACTTTGAATGAATTCGAGAATCACTTTACGCCACCGGCCAAAGCTCGTCGCTCTGGGAGCTCAGGCAAAAATTGA
- a CDS encoding thymidine phosphorylase, producing the protein MLVTDLIRRKRDGVELQRNEIEFLVNGYTRDEIPDYQMSAWLMAVLLRGMSRAELAALTETMLHSGQVLDFSELPAAKTDKHSTGGVGDKTSLIIAPIVAAAGLYVPMISGRGLGHTGGTLDKLESIPGFNVNLSVSEFRRVLAQCGAGLIGQTAEIAPADKKLYALRDVTGTVESPYLICASIMSKKLAEGIDALVLDVKTGSGAFMKSEKDAVFLAELMVETGQRLGKRVSALITDMDQPLGRAVGNALEVAECIDVLNGHGPDDLRELSLVLSASMFLLGKRVRSIAEGRELAEQMIASGKAREKFREMIRLQGGNAAVIDDPSLLPQAKQKADIKSSASGFVTAIMCEQIGTAGVLLGGGRARKEDSVDPAVGIIVHKKVGDPVSAGEALCTVYYNSAERLANAAPLIEKSYTIAAAPLLQKRPLVHRVIGDE; encoded by the coding sequence ATGCTAGTCACAGACCTGATCCGCCGTAAGCGCGATGGCGTTGAGCTGCAGCGCAATGAAATCGAGTTTCTCGTCAACGGCTACACCCGTGATGAGATTCCCGACTACCAGATGTCGGCGTGGCTGATGGCCGTGCTGCTGCGCGGCATGTCGCGCGCCGAACTGGCCGCGCTTACTGAAACAATGCTCCACTCCGGCCAGGTGCTCGATTTCTCTGAGCTTCCAGCGGCCAAAACGGACAAGCACTCCACCGGCGGAGTGGGCGACAAAACTTCTTTGATCATTGCGCCGATTGTCGCGGCGGCCGGCTTGTATGTCCCCATGATTAGCGGACGCGGCCTGGGACACACCGGCGGCACGCTGGACAAGCTGGAATCAATCCCGGGATTCAACGTGAATCTTTCTGTCAGTGAATTTCGCCGCGTGCTGGCGCAGTGCGGCGCAGGATTGATCGGCCAGACCGCCGAGATCGCCCCAGCCGATAAAAAACTTTACGCGCTGCGCGATGTTACCGGCACAGTGGAAAGCCCGTACCTGATTTGCGCTTCCATCATGAGCAAGAAGCTGGCGGAAGGCATTGACGCGCTGGTGCTGGACGTAAAGACCGGCAGCGGCGCGTTTATGAAGTCCGAAAAAGACGCGGTGTTTCTCGCCGAACTGATGGTTGAAACCGGCCAGCGCCTGGGCAAGCGCGTCTCTGCGCTGATTACTGACATGGACCAGCCTCTGGGCCGCGCCGTGGGCAACGCCTTGGAAGTTGCCGAATGCATTGACGTCCTGAACGGCCACGGCCCGGACGATCTGCGCGAGCTTAGCCTTGTGCTCTCCGCTTCAATGTTTCTTTTGGGCAAGCGTGTCCGCAGCATTGCTGAAGGCAGGGAACTGGCCGAGCAGATGATTGCCAGCGGCAAGGCCCGTGAAAAATTCCGCGAGATGATTCGCCTGCAAGGCGGCAACGCGGCAGTGATCGATGATCCCAGTCTTCTGCCGCAGGCAAAACAAAAAGCCGACATCAAAAGCTCAGCTTCCGGCTTCGTTACCGCCATCATGTGTGAGCAGATCGGTACGGCTGGAGTACTACTGGGCGGCGGTCGCGCGCGGAAAGAAGATTCCGTTGATCCCGCTGTGGGGATCATCGTCCACAAAAAAGTTGGCGATCCCGTTTCCGCAGGCGAAGCGCTCTGCACCGTTTATTACAACTCAGCCGAGCGTCTGGCGAATGCCGCTCCGCTGATTGAAAAGAGTTATACGATTGCAGCCGCTCCGCTGCTGCAAAAAAGGCCGCTCGTCCATCGTGTCATCGGCGACGAATAA
- a CDS encoding ABC transporter substrate-binding protein, with protein MRFKAIAALGILSLFASVVPAFGQATTKIGVITSLTGSLAAFGEAHKNGYAIALDEINAKGGVLGKKIELDFYDDQSKPDQAVQGVSKLIDQDQVPVLLGSYSSESTKAIVPAVTQRETPLIIPTATADNVMDSKSPWIFRVCAGANDYAKATIAFLKANGAPKKMAIVYENTNFGQSNMKAMTAAAKDAGIELVAVESYEAKSPDYKAVLQRVKQANPDVIYLCSYLLDATTLMRQAREVDLNPKYYTSAGTGFAAAEFPTEKGAGKNAEYTFSVSQWLPDAKWAGSKEFDAEYFKRFKSHPAYHAIQAYAALRVAAQAMNNAKSLDPAKIRDAIKNINMSSTPFGPIKFDNGQNQHPVLITQVQKGQYRVVFPADAAETKPIIPAPVWSKR; from the coding sequence ATGCGCTTTAAAGCAATCGCTGCCTTAGGAATTCTGTCTTTGTTCGCGTCCGTCGTTCCAGCTTTCGGACAAGCCACAACCAAGATCGGCGTCATCACTTCTCTCACCGGCAGCCTGGCCGCTTTCGGAGAAGCGCACAAAAATGGCTATGCCATCGCGCTCGATGAGATCAATGCCAAGGGCGGAGTTCTGGGCAAAAAAATTGAGCTTGATTTTTATGACGACCAGAGCAAGCCCGATCAGGCTGTTCAAGGTGTTTCCAAGCTGATTGACCAAGACCAGGTTCCCGTGCTGCTCGGTTCTTATTCCAGTGAGAGCACCAAGGCCATTGTGCCTGCGGTCACACAGCGAGAGACGCCTCTTATCATTCCCACTGCCACTGCCGATAACGTCATGGACTCCAAGTCGCCCTGGATCTTCCGAGTCTGTGCCGGCGCCAATGATTATGCCAAAGCGACTATCGCATTCTTAAAGGCCAATGGCGCGCCCAAGAAAATGGCGATTGTCTATGAGAACACCAACTTCGGCCAGTCGAACATGAAGGCCATGACGGCTGCAGCCAAAGATGCAGGCATTGAGCTTGTCGCGGTCGAATCCTACGAGGCCAAATCGCCGGACTACAAGGCCGTTTTGCAGCGCGTGAAACAAGCGAATCCAGATGTGATCTACCTCTGTTCCTATCTTCTTGACGCCACCACCCTCATGCGTCAGGCCCGGGAAGTGGATTTGAATCCCAAGTATTACACTTCCGCCGGCACCGGATTTGCCGCCGCGGAATTTCCCACGGAAAAAGGCGCGGGCAAGAACGCCGAATACACCTTCTCTGTTTCTCAATGGCTGCCGGATGCAAAGTGGGCAGGCTCAAAGGAATTTGACGCCGAATATTTCAAGCGCTTCAAGTCCCACCCGGCTTATCATGCCATCCAGGCGTATGCTGCCTTGCGCGTTGCCGCTCAGGCCATGAACAATGCCAAGTCTCTGGATCCGGCTAAAATTCGCGACGCCATCAAGAACATCAACATGTCTTCAACTCCATTTGGTCCTATCAAGTTTGATAACGGACAAAACCAGCATCCCGTGCTGATCACGCAAGTGCAGAAAGGACAATATCGCGTGGTTTTCCCCGCCGACGCAGCGGAAACCAAGCCGATTATTCCCGCGCCGGTGTGGTCTAAAAGATAG
- a CDS encoding purine-nucleoside phosphorylase, whose translation MSISDDFTQAEFAAKHISSKSPIKPTVAIVLGSGLGGFADEMTEAVRISYNDIPHFARSTAVGHAGQLVMGNIGECPVVVMQGRVHLYEGYPVRSVVFPMRVFSRMGVRAAILTNAAGGINPEYGQGRLVAIRDHINLQGQNPLVGPEDPNLGLRFIDMSEAYARDYRRMAIDAGKRLGIPVGEGIYAAMLGPSYETPAEIRFLRTIGADLVGMSTVPEVIAARQMGIKVLAISCVTNMAAGTTDATINHEEVLEIGKKISGQFKALLREVVPLIAKDVAQG comes from the coding sequence ATGAGCATCAGTGACGATTTTACGCAGGCGGAATTTGCAGCTAAGCATATTTCCTCAAAGAGCCCGATCAAACCGACGGTAGCCATTGTGCTGGGGTCGGGGCTGGGAGGATTTGCCGACGAGATGACGGAGGCGGTCCGCATCAGCTACAACGATATCCCGCATTTTGCGCGCTCCACCGCCGTGGGACACGCAGGCCAGCTCGTGATGGGCAACATTGGCGAATGTCCGGTGGTGGTGATGCAGGGACGCGTGCATCTTTATGAAGGATATCCGGTGCGCAGCGTGGTGTTTCCGATGCGAGTGTTTTCGCGCATGGGAGTGCGAGCGGCAATCCTGACGAACGCCGCAGGCGGCATCAATCCAGAGTATGGACAAGGGCGGCTGGTGGCGATCAGAGACCACATCAATCTGCAAGGGCAAAACCCGCTGGTGGGGCCGGAAGATCCGAACTTGGGTTTGCGGTTCATCGACATGAGTGAAGCGTATGCGCGGGATTATCGGCGGATGGCGATCGATGCGGGAAAGCGGCTGGGAATTCCCGTGGGCGAAGGCATTTACGCAGCCATGCTCGGTCCAAGCTATGAAACGCCTGCAGAAATACGCTTCCTGCGGACGATTGGCGCGGACCTGGTGGGAATGTCCACGGTGCCGGAAGTGATTGCCGCGCGACAGATGGGAATAAAAGTGCTGGCGATTTCCTGCGTTACAAACATGGCGGCCGGAACAACCGACGCGACGATCAATCATGAAGAGGTGCTGGAGATCGGGAAAAAGATTTCCGGACAGTTTAAAGCGCTGCTGCGCGAAGTTGTGCCGCTGATTGCAAAGGACGTGGCGCAGGGATAG
- a CDS encoding branched-chain amino acid ABC transporter permease, with translation MSLLKSWKFWVSIVVVLVWGRMPWFIHNNYQLQVLFRITLFAALGLAWNLVGGYAGQLSLGHVAFFGVGAYGLAIFTELGVPVWIAAFLAAIVSTAVAALIGAISFRLRGPYFALATIAFAEVLRLAATNLNVTGGAIGLTMPALFVGRTFWRSFYLAAVALAVMSFITNYWASRSRFGYYLMAIREDEDTAAAVGINTARCKLYALLISAFLTALAGALYGSAFQFIVPDSILTIDISIQIAIITMLGGAGTLLGPIVGAVLLLTASEAFKNVFQESHLLIYGILIVVVVLFMPEGIVGGLEHLFRKRIKPPKDVKPQPVMDGAAQ, from the coding sequence ATGAGCCTTTTAAAGAGCTGGAAATTCTGGGTCTCTATTGTCGTTGTGCTGGTTTGGGGGCGCATGCCATGGTTTATCCATAACAACTATCAGCTTCAGGTGCTCTTCCGCATTACTCTGTTCGCCGCACTCGGACTTGCCTGGAACCTGGTCGGCGGTTACGCCGGACAGCTCTCGCTTGGCCATGTAGCCTTCTTTGGCGTAGGCGCTTATGGGCTTGCTATCTTTACTGAACTTGGGGTTCCCGTCTGGATCGCCGCCTTCCTCGCCGCCATTGTCTCCACCGCAGTCGCCGCTTTAATCGGCGCGATTTCCTTCCGGCTTCGCGGTCCTTATTTCGCTCTTGCCACCATCGCCTTTGCTGAAGTCTTGCGGCTTGCCGCCACCAATCTGAACGTAACCGGCGGAGCCATTGGCTTAACCATGCCCGCTCTCTTCGTCGGTAGGACGTTCTGGCGATCGTTTTATCTCGCCGCTGTAGCGTTGGCCGTAATGTCCTTCATAACCAATTATTGGGCCTCGCGCTCGCGCTTTGGCTATTACCTTATGGCCATCCGTGAAGATGAAGATACAGCCGCGGCGGTCGGAATTAACACAGCTCGCTGCAAACTATATGCGCTGCTGATAAGCGCGTTCCTTACCGCTCTGGCCGGCGCTCTTTACGGCAGCGCGTTCCAGTTCATTGTTCCAGACAGCATTCTTACCATTGATATTTCCATCCAGATTGCCATCATCACCATGCTGGGCGGCGCTGGAACGTTGCTCGGCCCGATTGTGGGCGCAGTGCTGCTGCTGACCGCCTCAGAAGCGTTCAAGAATGTCTTCCAGGAAAGCCATCTTCTCATCTATGGCATCTTGATCGTCGTGGTAGTGCTGTTCATGCCGGAGGGTATTGTCGGCGGACTAGAACATCTGTTCCGCAAACGGATCAAACCACCCAAAGACGTCAAGCCGCAACCGGTCATGGACGGAGCTGCGCAATGA
- a CDS encoding ABC transporter ATP-binding protein — protein sequence MLEVGNVTAFYGDLQALFDISLQVNAGEIVTLIGANGAGKTTILRVISGMKPPASGSVRFAGKDVSRVPAHDMVSRGISHVPEGRQVFPFMTVKENLSLGAYTPRARANVKQLMAEQLALFPRLEERLNQLAGTLSGGEQQMVAIARGLMAQPKLLLLDEPSLGLAPKIVEEVFEKIQEVRGTGITMLIVEQNVVSALSISDRGYVVQNGSVLLADEAKNLLSNAMVRAAYLGL from the coding sequence TTGCTGGAAGTCGGCAACGTGACGGCGTTCTACGGCGATCTACAGGCGCTCTTTGATATCTCGCTTCAGGTGAATGCCGGTGAAATTGTCACTCTCATCGGCGCGAACGGAGCAGGGAAGACCACGATCCTGCGCGTGATTTCTGGGATGAAGCCGCCCGCCAGCGGCTCCGTGCGTTTTGCGGGCAAGGATGTCTCACGCGTTCCCGCGCACGATATGGTATCGCGAGGCATAAGCCACGTGCCTGAAGGCCGCCAGGTCTTTCCCTTCATGACGGTGAAAGAAAATCTTTCGCTCGGGGCTTATACTCCGCGAGCGCGCGCCAATGTAAAACAACTGATGGCGGAACAGCTCGCGCTTTTTCCTCGGCTGGAGGAACGGCTCAACCAATTGGCCGGAACGCTTTCCGGCGGCGAGCAGCAGATGGTGGCGATTGCGCGTGGACTCATGGCCCAGCCCAAGCTTCTTCTTCTCGACGAACCTTCCCTTGGTCTGGCCCCCAAGATCGTTGAAGAAGTTTTTGAGAAAATTCAGGAAGTCCGCGGCACCGGCATCACCATGTTGATCGTGGAGCAGAACGTAGTCAGCGCCCTGAGCATCTCTGATCGCGGTTACGTGGTGCAAAATGGTTCCGTGCTGCTGGCAGACGAGGCAAAAAATCTTCTCAGCAATGCAATGGTTCGCGCAGCTTATCTGGGCCTTTAA